One stretch of Desulfovibrio sp. UCD-KL4C DNA includes these proteins:
- a CDS encoding YkgJ family cysteine cluster protein produces the protein MNFSSDAVINNELAHIYTMFEEHAEMHKWFKDMALAVCADLKDITPDHNLFARMLAEKGTRCFEANFDAVVGQISNLDISFKIACAKGCSLCCSSHIAVTPQETFNIALYLAEKLSVLEIEKIAEACAACAEGYDSEALQDFSKKYFCPCPFLKDNKCSIYEVRPITCRNWISHDLEACNVSYESKNTMSVPQNAMIMIQKDLIFAGQHAYLDSLGINGHFASFLPLMLQILLDYEGTYTRWIAGETLPGQMER, from the coding sequence ATGAATTTTAGCTCTGACGCTGTAATAAATAATGAACTTGCCCATATTTATACAATGTTCGAAGAACATGCTGAAATGCACAAGTGGTTTAAGGATATGGCCCTTGCTGTATGTGCAGACTTAAAAGACATTACTCCTGATCATAACCTCTTTGCGCGCATGCTTGCTGAGAAAGGAACACGTTGTTTTGAGGCAAACTTTGATGCCGTTGTTGGGCAGATCAGTAATCTTGATATCTCGTTTAAAATTGCATGTGCTAAGGGATGTTCGCTTTGTTGTTCTTCACACATCGCGGTGACGCCGCAAGAAACATTTAATATCGCATTATATTTGGCAGAGAAACTTAGTGTTTTAGAGATTGAAAAAATTGCTGAAGCCTGCGCAGCGTGTGCTGAAGGTTATGATTCTGAAGCATTGCAGGATTTTTCAAAAAAATATTTTTGTCCATGCCCTTTTTTAAAAGATAATAAATGTTCAATATATGAAGTGCGCCCCATCACCTGCCGAAATTGGATTTCACATGATCTTGAAGCTTGCAATGTGAGCTATGAATCGAAGAACACGATGTCCGTTCCTCAAAATGCCATGATCATGATTCAAAAAGATCTGATCTTTGCCGGTCAGCATGCTTATTTGGATAGTTTAGGTATTAACGGACATTTCGCATCTTTTTTGCCATTGATGCTGCAAATTTTATTAGACTATGAAGGAACTTACACCAGATGGATTGCAGGGGAAACTTTGCCAGGGCAAATGGAAAGATAA
- the trpB gene encoding tryptophan synthase subunit beta — MADNSTITADGFFGEYGGQFVPEQLIPILNELADTYNKYKDDEEFKREFEYYLSKYSGRPTPLYLCSNLTNELGGAKIYLKREDLNHLGAHKVNNTIGQILLAKRMGKKKIIAETGAGQHGVATAATAALMGMECTVYMGAVDVERQKLNVFRMQMMGAKVVPAQSGQCTLKEAVDEALGAWIQDADESFYLLGSAVGPHPYPSMVRDFQSVIGKEAREQCIEDEGRLPDYCIACVGGGSNAIGLFSDFVKDETVKLIGVEPSGRSLNPGDHAATLCLGKPGIMHGFNSYMLKDEKGEPAPVYSISAGLDYPSVGPEHSHLKDLGRAEYVHASDKEAVEAFFTLSQKEGIIPALESSHALAHAVKLAPTLPKDNIIIVNLSGRGDKDVAEIESLISKGEFSMP, encoded by the coding sequence ATGGCTGACAATTCAACAATTACTGCAGACGGTTTTTTCGGTGAATACGGTGGACAATTCGTTCCAGAACAACTCATCCCGATCCTTAACGAACTTGCCGACACTTACAATAAATATAAAGACGATGAAGAATTCAAACGTGAATTTGAGTATTATCTCTCAAAATACTCCGGTCGCCCTACTCCTCTTTACCTCTGTTCCAACCTGACAAATGAGCTGGGCGGAGCTAAAATCTATCTAAAACGAGAAGATTTAAACCACCTCGGCGCGCACAAAGTTAATAATACCATAGGTCAAATACTGCTTGCCAAACGCATGGGCAAAAAGAAAATCATTGCCGAAACAGGAGCTGGACAGCACGGAGTAGCCACAGCCGCTACCGCTGCTCTCATGGGAATGGAATGCACTGTATATATGGGCGCAGTTGACGTTGAAAGGCAAAAACTTAATGTTTTCCGCATGCAGATGATGGGCGCAAAAGTTGTCCCCGCACAGTCAGGACAGTGCACCCTTAAAGAAGCCGTTGACGAAGCTCTCGGTGCATGGATTCAGGATGCAGACGAATCTTTTTACCTGCTAGGATCAGCAGTAGGACCACATCCATACCCATCTATGGTCCGCGATTTTCAGTCAGTTATCGGTAAGGAAGCAAGGGAGCAATGTATTGAAGATGAAGGACGCTTGCCTGACTATTGCATTGCCTGCGTTGGCGGAGGTTCAAATGCGATCGGCCTTTTCTCTGATTTTGTAAAAGACGAAACCGTAAAACTGATCGGCGTAGAACCCTCAGGTCGCAGCCTTAATCCCGGCGACCACGCAGCAACTCTTTGTCTCGGTAAACCCGGCATAATGCATGGATTCAATTCCTACATGCTCAAAGATGAAAAAGGTGAACCTGCTCCGGTTTACTCAATATCTGCCGGACTAGACTACCCCAGCGTAGGCCCTGAACATTCACACCTCAAAGATCTGGGCAGAGCAGAATACGTGCATGCTTCTGACAAAGAAGCGGTTGAAGCTTTCTTCACACTCTCTCAAAAAGAAGGAATCATCCCCGCACTTGAATCATCACACGCTCTGGCGCATGCTGTAAAATTAGCTCCGACATTACCCAAAGATAATATTATTATCGTTAATCTATCTGGTCGCGGTGATAAAGACGTTGCTGAAATCGAAAGTTTGATCAGTAAAGGTGAATTCAGTATGCCGTAA
- the fsa gene encoding fructose-6-phosphate aldolase translates to MEFFLDTANIDEIRKAKNQGLLDGVTTNPTLLSREGGDWRKQAQLICNEVEGPVSLEVMDETAEEMVNEAEDLSKFGKNVVIKIPMTTEGLIATKALHKKGMKTNVTLVFSPLQALLAAKAGATYVSPFVGRLDGISHDGMELISQIRTIFDNYDFQTKILVASVRTPLHVLDSALIGADVATIPFKIIRDFVKHPLTDQGLETFKADWDRLIK, encoded by the coding sequence ATGGAATTTTTTTTAGATACAGCAAATATTGATGAAATAAGAAAAGCTAAGAATCAGGGCCTTCTTGACGGAGTGACTACAAATCCGACACTTTTATCTCGTGAAGGCGGAGATTGGCGTAAACAGGCTCAGCTAATTTGCAATGAAGTTGAAGGGCCTGTCAGCTTAGAAGTTATGGATGAAACAGCGGAAGAAATGGTTAATGAGGCGGAAGATCTTTCTAAGTTTGGGAAAAATGTTGTTATCAAAATACCTATGACAACCGAAGGGTTGATTGCCACTAAGGCCCTGCATAAAAAGGGAATGAAAACAAATGTAACTCTCGTCTTTTCACCGCTTCAGGCTCTTTTAGCCGCAAAGGCTGGAGCAACCTACGTAAGTCCTTTTGTGGGCAGGCTTGACGGTATTTCGCATGATGGAATGGAACTTATTTCTCAGATACGGACAATTTTTGATAATTACGACTTCCAGACTAAAATTCTGGTTGCAAGTGTCCGCACCCCTTTGCATGTTCTTGACTCTGCGTTGATAGGCGCAGATGTTGCAACTATTCCGTTTAAAATTATAAGGGATTTTGTTAAACATCCTCTGACGGATCAAGGTCTTGAAACATTTAAGGCCGACTGGGACCGTTTAATCAAGTAA
- a CDS encoding 4Fe-4S binding protein → MSCSKLKLICFSPTRTTKQVLYAMAEGLQADELTVFDVTRQEGIPNDFDCSKDDLVIIGGPVYSGRLPSVMLERLASLKGSGVPVVSVVVYGNRAYEDALLELTDFAEAAGFKTVAGAAFIGEHSFSTSEVPLSVGRPDFADIDKAKSFGVELAEKLAAKSFETSSKLKVPGNTTYKERVPGEPMSPFSQEECELCGACARVCPTEAITVGSHITTDAGKCILCCACVKVCTLGVRKMEAPKILKISQFLSDTCKERKEPEIFVS, encoded by the coding sequence ATGTCCTGTTCTAAGCTTAAATTGATTTGTTTCTCACCTACCAGAACAACAAAGCAGGTTTTGTACGCTATGGCGGAAGGTCTTCAGGCAGATGAACTGACTGTTTTTGATGTGACCAGACAGGAAGGAATCCCTAATGATTTCGACTGTTCTAAGGATGATCTGGTCATAATCGGAGGGCCTGTCTATTCTGGTCGTTTGCCGTCCGTTATGCTGGAAAGGTTAGCATCTTTAAAAGGAAGTGGTGTGCCTGTTGTTTCAGTAGTTGTTTATGGCAACAGAGCATACGAAGATGCTTTGCTTGAGCTGACAGATTTTGCTGAAGCAGCAGGTTTTAAAACCGTCGCCGGAGCGGCGTTCATTGGTGAGCATTCTTTTTCTACTTCTGAGGTTCCTCTTTCAGTAGGCAGACCTGATTTTGCCGATATTGATAAGGCGAAAAGCTTCGGCGTGGAATTGGCTGAAAAGCTTGCAGCTAAATCTTTTGAAACAAGTTCAAAACTTAAAGTACCGGGTAATACCACATATAAGGAACGTGTTCCCGGTGAACCTATGTCACCGTTTTCGCAGGAAGAGTGTGAACTCTGCGGAGCATGCGCGCGAGTTTGTCCTACTGAGGCGATAACCGTTGGGTCGCACATCACGACCGATGCTGGAAAGTGTATACTGTGCTGTGCATGCGTTAAAGTCTGTACTTTAGGTGTTCGTAAGATGGAAGCTCCTAAAATCTTGAAAATTTCGCAATTTCTCTCTGATACTTGTAAAGAGCGCAAGGAACCTGAAATATTTGTAAGCTAG
- a CDS encoding ATP-binding protein, whose translation MSLRIVLLGSECTGKTTLSAKLAEYFKVEFVPEYLREYFEIKNGILTIEDAIPIAKGQLEKEQKLENSGNVPLLCDTDIIASIVYSKYYFGKCPEWIEKQAQKRENIHYLLCDIDVPWVADGQRDRPEEREYMQNLFLTELHSRNLPFNIISGNVQSRFEKSVTIIKKLLK comes from the coding sequence ATGTCACTGCGCATAGTTCTTCTAGGCTCAGAATGTACGGGAAAAACAACACTTTCCGCAAAGCTTGCTGAATATTTTAAAGTAGAATTCGTGCCGGAATATCTTCGGGAATACTTCGAGATAAAGAACGGAATCCTTACAATCGAGGACGCTATTCCCATTGCAAAAGGACAACTGGAAAAAGAACAGAAACTTGAAAACAGTGGAAACGTCCCACTCCTCTGCGACACCGATATAATCGCCTCAATCGTCTACTCCAAATATTATTTCGGGAAATGTCCTGAATGGATAGAAAAACAGGCGCAAAAGAGGGAAAACATCCATTATCTGCTATGCGACATAGATGTCCCGTGGGTTGCAGATGGACAGCGAGACAGACCGGAAGAGCGTGAATACATGCAGAATCTTTTTCTGACGGAACTTCATTCCAGAAATCTTCCGTTCAACATAATTTCCGGCAACGTGCAAAGCAGATTTGAAAAATCTGTCACGATCATCAAGAAGTTATTAAAATAA
- the pnuC gene encoding nicotinamide riboside transporter PnuC, which produces MFDLAMIPINFVLAFINSMGVGEQISIATGLVYIVLSVRQNALCWPFGIVSVAIWMVVVFQGKLYSDAFLQFIYVVLGFYGWYQWLRGGADNAPLQIQKVDRKLALRLTAIGIITFLPLGYITKNYLGASFPWWDSLTTVLSLIAQYLLAKKYLENWILWITADAMYIVIYYLKGWTGYSGLMTVYTIMAIIGFIGWLKSYKVDREQQCHCA; this is translated from the coding sequence ATGTTTGATTTAGCAATGATACCGATAAATTTCGTTTTAGCTTTCATCAATTCTATGGGGGTAGGTGAACAGATATCCATTGCCACCGGCCTTGTTTATATTGTGCTGAGCGTCAGGCAAAATGCTTTGTGCTGGCCTTTCGGGATCGTGAGTGTTGCCATATGGATGGTAGTTGTCTTTCAAGGCAAACTTTACTCTGATGCCTTTCTACAATTCATATATGTAGTGTTGGGCTTTTATGGCTGGTATCAATGGCTCCGCGGCGGCGCAGATAACGCCCCCCTTCAAATACAAAAAGTCGACCGCAAGCTGGCACTGCGCCTTACAGCAATCGGCATTATCACTTTCTTGCCGCTTGGATATATCACAAAAAACTACCTCGGCGCATCTTTTCCGTGGTGGGATTCCCTCACAACAGTCCTAAGCCTCATTGCCCAATATCTGCTGGCTAAAAAATACCTCGAAAACTGGATTCTATGGATTACTGCCGACGCTATGTATATCGTCATCTATTACCTTAAAGGCTGGACCGGATACAGCGGCTTGATGACCGTTTATACCATCATGGCAATTATCGGATTTATCGGATGGCTCAAATCTTACAAAGTTGACCGGGAACAGCAATGTCACTGCGCATAG
- a CDS encoding MFS transporter yields MKQETKIVWIAALIQFINITDFMMVMPLGPDISKNLPINNSDIGIICGCYTLAVGISGIACAKFLDNFDRKTVAISAVLGLSLATLYATFCWDLYSLVGARVLAGIFGGPAAAISFSIVCDVVPPERRGKAMAIVMGMFSVASIAAIPFGLELAARGTWRTPFYAITILGIIVLLLIIRFTPSLKEHLNHERASRSFFKIIFNKKYILAFIMMMTAAISSYAIITNFSAYFQMNLGYPRSSLGFLYFIGGLFSLILIQIGGRSSDKIGPIPTNILGTVLLVIFTYDGFMHSPQLPLIVIFIMFMGMVCFRNISATTEASKIPEPYERAAFMSLFSSLQHIGNGIGALSASLILTVGSGGELINMKWVGLLSIVMSLFQPIALVIIHRFNNTTK; encoded by the coding sequence TATCTAAAAACTTACCTATAAATAATTCCGACATAGGTATCATTTGTGGTTGTTACACGTTAGCGGTTGGAATATCCGGTATTGCATGTGCAAAATTTTTAGATAATTTTGATCGAAAAACGGTCGCTATCAGCGCTGTATTAGGCCTATCACTTGCCACTCTATATGCAACTTTTTGTTGGGATTTATATTCATTGGTTGGGGCAAGAGTTTTAGCGGGAATATTTGGAGGACCAGCAGCAGCAATTTCTTTCTCAATTGTCTGCGATGTTGTTCCACCAGAAAGACGAGGTAAGGCAATGGCCATTGTTATGGGAATGTTTTCAGTAGCTTCCATTGCGGCTATTCCTTTTGGATTGGAGTTAGCAGCCAGAGGGACTTGGCGAACTCCCTTTTATGCAATAACAATACTCGGCATTATAGTTCTTTTATTGATTATTCGATTTACACCTTCCCTAAAAGAACATTTGAACCACGAAAGAGCGTCACGTTCTTTCTTCAAAATTATATTTAACAAAAAATATATTTTGGCTTTCATAATGATGATGACAGCTGCAATTTCGTCCTATGCAATCATCACAAACTTTTCAGCCTACTTTCAAATGAATTTAGGTTACCCTAGATCCTCTCTCGGATTTTTATATTTTATCGGCGGACTTTTTAGTCTAATCTTAATTCAGATTGGCGGAAGATCCTCAGACAAAATAGGCCCGATACCAACCAATATATTAGGAACAGTTCTTCTGGTAATTTTTACATACGATGGATTTATGCACTCCCCACAATTACCTCTGATAGTAATTTTTATCATGTTTATGGGAATGGTTTGCTTCAGAAATATCTCAGCAACAACCGAAGCATCTAAAATACCTGAACCATACGAAAGAGCTGCTTTTATGTCTCTATTTTCATCATTGCAACATATTGGAAATGGAATTGGTGCATTGTCCGCTTCACTTATTTTAACGGTAGGTTCAGGAGGAGAATTAATAAATATGAAGTGGGTCGGACTTTTATCAATAGTTATGTCATTGTTTCAACCTATCGCTTTAGTTATAATACACCGCTTTAACAACACCACAAAATAG